The sequence ATGCGCCGCAGCACGAACAGAGGATCCTCGCCCGCCTCGATCATGCGGAACATCCAGTAGAGCGCGGCGTCCGGATCCGAGCCGCGCAGGCTCTTGATGAACGCGGAGACGACGTTGTAGTGCTCCTCGCCCGCCTTGTCGTAGAGGAGCGCCTTGGCCTGGGCCGCCTCCTCGATGCACGCGAGGTCGACGCGTTTCGACGCGCCCCCGAGGGCGTGCTGCACCGCGATCTCGAGCGCCGAGAGCGCGTAGCGCGCGTCGCCGCGGGCCGCCTCGGCGATGAACTCGAGCGCCCGCTCCTCGACGGTCACGCCGCTCGCCCCGAGCCCCTTGTCCGCGTCGGCGAGGGCGCGCTCGAGGATGCTGCGGATCTCCTCCGGCGCGAGCGGCTCGAGCGTCAGCACCTTGCACCGCGACAGGAGCGCCGCGATCACCGAGAACGACGGGTTCTCCGTGGTCGCGCCTATCAGCGTCACGACGCCCTGCTCGACGCACGGCAGGAGCACGTCCTGCTGCGCCTTGTTGAACCTGTGGATCTCGTCGATGAACAGGATCGTCCGCCGGCGGTACGCGCGGCGCTGCTCCGCCGCCTCGGCGACGATCTCGCGCACCTCCTTGACCGATCCCGAGACCGCGGAGAACGGCACGAAGCGCGTGCCGGTGCGGTTCGCGATCACCCGCGCGAGCGTCGTCTTGCCCGTGCCGGGCGGGCCCCAGAGCACGAGCGACGGCACGCGATCCGCCGCGATGGCGCGCTCGAGGAACCGGCCCTCGCCGAGCAGGTGCGTCTGGCCGACGAACTCCGAGAGCTCTCGGGGGCGCATCCTGTCGGCCAGCGGCGTGAGCGAGCGATCGTTCGCCACGGCGCGGGAGAAGAGGTCCTCGGTCATGCGGGGATACTAAATCGAAGAGCTTCGATCTGCTAGCGGGTGCGCTTCTCGACGGCGCCGGAGCGGATGCAGCGGGTGCAGACGCGGAGCCGCACGGCCCTGCCGTCCACGACCGCCTTCACCTTCTGCGTGTTCGGCAGCGACACGGTGCGCGCCTTCCGGTTCGAGTGGCTGAC is a genomic window of Pseudomonadota bacterium containing:
- a CDS encoding replication-associated recombination protein A, with translation MTEDLFSRAVANDRSLTPLADRMRPRELSEFVGQTHLLGEGRFLERAIAADRVPSLVLWGPPGTGKTTLARVIANRTGTRFVPFSAVSGSVKEVREIVAEAAEQRRAYRRRTILFIDEIHRFNKAQQDVLLPCVEQGVVTLIGATTENPSFSVIAALLSRCKVLTLEPLAPEEIRSILERALADADKGLGASGVTVEERALEFIAEAARGDARYALSALEIAVQHALGGASKRVDLACIEEAAQAKALLYDKAGEEHYNVVSAFIKSLRGSDPDAALYWMFRMIEAGEDPLFVLRRMIIFASEDVGNADPHALQVVVAADSAYQRVGMPEGAYPLAQACTYLACAQKSNAQVDAIALPRRDIAEHGPLPVPAKLRNAPTKLMKEMGYGASYRYPHAEGGYARGETYLPDALVGRRYYVPKESGVEAKIAARLRWLRGEDDGGDRNDG
- the rpmB gene encoding 50S ribosomal protein L28, whose translation is MSNRCDICGKGRMSGNTVSHSNRKARTVSLPNTQKVKAVVDGRAVRLRVCTRCIRSGAVEKRTR